The genomic stretch ctgagatatgtacgccacgaggtggcttgttgatattgtttatgaggcctaGGGCTTGAgatatatatgccacgaggtggcttgactgatatgaggccgagggtctagatttgatgccacgagatggcttgatattgcgcttgggccgtaaggggcccctcccggagtctgtaaacccccagtgagcgcgggtacccattgtgatgtgagagatagcccgaggggctgatattattctatgtgatagcccgaggggctggtattgttctgagatatttcccgaggggcggagttgttgacattgtgcccgagggacgaACCTTAatttgtttatctttcatatttgcttgtcattttacctgttaaactatggtattgtgcccgaggggtgaattTCTGTGCTTCTCTGCACTAACTATTTTGCATTCATTTATGTAACCgttgaaaaagccattttcaaagaagttaaaTTGGGCTACGATGTTTTAAGAGATTTACAGCTTCACTgatttcttactggtttttgaactgcttctatacagtaTCTTGATATGCTTttcgtgatttcttgccttcagtctttatttatatttgttattcactgagttggagtactcactttactccctgcaccttgtgtgcagattcaggtatttatacacccggtagcaggttttggctgatcggaggcagagtcatcagagttcagcaaggtagctgccggcgttcgtagcacttcttttctctctttatttcattagtctgtatttgtacacctCATACCTTTAGTTGtattataccctagtagatgctcgtgacttgtgacaccatggTTAGGGTCGTGTCGGGCTGGATTTCCGTATTGTTATCTATGTTTCTGGTATTCAGTAATATGTAAACCATGTTTAGACTATATTTGTGTTGATTAACTATTTTAAAAGGCGAATAGGGTTGAACTGACTAGCCTTGTCTTCAAAAGAGCCACCATCACGACtaggttcggggttagggtcgtgacagatatcAACTTGTAGAGTATAGTACAACATGAGATAGGTCTAAACTTCGATACTTTTGAAGGGTTCTTCACTTTAGGAATGAGAGTAATAGTAGTACAATTTATCGGTTCATGCATACTTCCCGTTGAGAAGAACTCCAAAACAGCCTTaataatgtcttctcctacaacTGACCAAGCTTTTTTGAAAAATACAGCATTGTAGCCATCATACCCCCGGTGCCTTCAAGTCATTTATATCCTTCAAATCTTGGACTACTTCTTCTTTTGTGACTGGTGCAACAAGGCAGAGTTGTTGTTGTCTATCCAACCTATTGCCTTCCTTCATAATATTAGGATTTATAACAGGTAATTGAGCTGCTGCAATGCCCAATAATTTGCTATAGAATGTAGTAATCTCCTCATTAATAACATCTTGAGTTTGCAGCAAAACACCATCTTCACTTATCAAATGTCTTATCTTATTTTGATTCACCCTATTCTTCATATTAGCAAAGAAAAAAGCACTGTTTGAGTCCCCCAATTTCAACCATTGTACTCGTGATTTCTGCCTGAGAATGCTTTCCTCAATAGAATCTCATTTTCCAACTGTTTTTTGATATCCCTTTCCTGTTCAAAAATATAGTTGGTTGTGATCATGACATCTCATTTGTGCTTGAATCTCtgttaattgttgtctcaaggtCTTGATCCTCATATTCACCCCTTTATATTCCTTTGTGTTAGATCTGTTTCAGCTCCTCTTTCAATCTTTTCAGTCTCATCCATATCCTATTCATCCAGCTTCCTCCCATAGGAATTTCCCATGCATCTTTGACAACCTTCAGGAAATTGCTATGTTCAGCAATACAATTGAGGAATCTAAAGGTTTTTGGTCCTTTAAATGTCACCTCATCCAAAGATATACATAAATGAGAGTGATCCGAAAGATTTGGATCCATGACAATAACCTCCTTTTGTGGAAATCTGAGCATCCATTCTGAATTTACTATGGCCCTATCAATTTTGCTAAATACATGGCTGTTTGTCCATGTAAACCATCTCCCAATATATCTCATTTCATTCATGTTAGTATCCTCCATATAGTCATTGAAATCTTTAATTTCCATCTCATGTACTAGTGCGCCACCTTATCTATCTTCAATGTGTGACATGGTATTGAAATCACCCATAATTAGCCAAGCCTCCATTTGCTTCTGATTCAACTTTCTTAGATCCTCCCACATCTTCTTCATGTCTTCAATGGTATGCAACCCATTTATGGCAGTAAAACTAAACCTCAAGTTTAGTCTCTGAGCAGTAACTACCCCATGTTTATATTGATCTGACATACTCTCCATAGTATAAATAATATAGTTAGGATCCCAAATTATCCATATTCGACCTCTGTTACTATAGCTATATTTATGATGCCAATCCCAACTCCTTGCTATTTTTCCAATCGTTTTGACAGCATTCTGCTCCTTTACTCTATGCTCCAGGACTGCTATGATTACTACATTATTATTCTTCATGAACAACCTGAACTCCTTTTGTTTATAGGGTTTGTTCAGACCCCTCACATTCCAAGTTACCAAATTCATATTGGAATAAAAGGAGTGATTAAATCCCAGGATCCTTACTATAGCTACTTTGCCCACACATCTCCTCATCACTTCTAATACGCCCTAGATGTTGAAAATTTTGTTCACTGAGAGGGCTGAAACCATTTGATACATCCACCCCTTGCTCAATTACATTCTGTACTCCTTTTATGGCAGATTTCTTCCTTGCAATTTGCCACTGATCAGCTGCAGATTCTATTGGTTTAGACTCCTGTGCACTCTGAGCTCTCTTCTCTGTTGACTTAAGTTTATCCCCTTTAATAACTTCCTCCTGTCTATCTAcattttcctcatttttcttTATCCATGTTTGCCTTGTAGTCTTTGTCTTTTGGACTGCAACTGGAAGGGGCTTTTATATTGGCCTACAAGTATGTCCAACATGTAAACAATTAGGGCAATATGCTGGAACCCAATCGTATTCAACTCCTTGCTAAAAATCCTCCCATTTGGATCTAACACCTTGATCATATTTGGCAGCTCTTTAGTAACATCCATCTCAATCAAAATTCTAGCATAGGAAATTCGTTCCACTTTCGTAGTACATTCATCAGCATATAGGGGAATCGTTAAACCACTTCCAATTCTACTTAGTGAATCCATTCACCAGCAGCTCAAGGGGAGCTTTGGAAATTTCACCCATAATGGAATAGTTTGTAGAACTTCAGCTTGGAAATCAAACTAGCTGTCCATGGTTTGATTATTATTGGCTTATTGTTGATTGTACAGGGCCCTATAAATAGTACCTCATCCTTATCTTCCATACAACTGAACCTCACTACAAAGTTTCCATCATTGTGATAGAATACTTTAGGTTTTGTAGCAAAATTCCAATGCGCAACTATGAATCTCTCAAGGGCTCCAATGGATGGAGTATTCCCCACCACATATAGTATCAGTGCTTGTCTCCATTtctcattttccttttctatttcctCCTTATTAAGTTCAATAATCTTTTTCCTATCCTTAACAATTGGAGCAACAAAACTCAGATTCATACCCCTTGCCGCCATTTTATTACCCGCAAACAAAGTTTTCCATTCCTTCACTCCAGTAGGATTAACTTCCCCATCTCCCCCCCTTCACCAATGGTGCTTCTTCCTCTGGTTTTTTCAAATTTACCTCCAAATTTGGCCCCTTTTTTATTCCCCTAGAATTAAGCTTCCCCTCAATTGTTTTCATTAAATTCAAACACCTTTGAGCACCAGTTGCTATATCTACCTTTGAATTTAGCCCTTGTTCAGTATCACTTACTATTGCATGGCTCGTATCTGCACCTACCTGCTGCATCACTGTTCCATTGGTTATCAGTTGAATACCTCTCCCAGAATTCGAGTTCATTTTCCCTGTGCCTTCCACCCCAGTGCTCGTCGGAGTTCGGATCTCCTCCCCCCTAATTATTAGAGGTGGCCAAGTTTCCATTGCAGCTCCCATTTGTTCCATAGAAATTATTACTTCCTTTGCTCCTCCACTTCGTTTAATGGCTTCACTTGTCTGTTGATGGCCTGCCTGAGCCTTCCCAGGCTCCTTCCTCGGTCTTCTTCTTCTCATTTCTGACTAGGCGCACAATAGCAAAGCACGCTAAAAGTATGTCGAGAGCAGCCAGGGTTTTTAATGTGTACATcccttataagcacttttaattttaccaaacgcatagataagccaaaaagtgctcataagccagtttgaccagcttataagcttagccaaacaccctatTACAATGGAATAAAACCCTTTATTTATAGTGAGAGGGtcacttagccaccaagtaataaaccctagaatctctctaaatatggatattcaccataaataaaattttatttataacactcacccttgaatgtctattcaacagataatgtgacttgttaaaaccttaactaaaataaaactcaGTGGAGAAAatattctagagaaggaaaaagagtacacatatctaacaatacgccttttggttgcctcattaaaaaccttacaaggaaaacccagtgggacaaaaccttataagggaaaaagagtgcaacacgcattaactccccctgatgagggcatcaattcacatccttgagccttcacattccaatcttgtgcacatCTTCAAGAGAtcgttggtagagatttgataaataAATCGGCCATATTAACTTGATTGAATATTTtgcaccttgaaatcatcattcgTGATAGATATATAATGTCTTTATAAATATCATGGAATGGCTcttcaatatctccatagaggtattctcgctattacattatcatgcttatagttatagcaagatacatttgTGCATAAATTGCATTGAGGATGTGGTACTTCAAGATATACCTGTTAATCGGGCCGGGCTAACCCATTTTCAACCCGCTTTAGCCCGGGTCAACCCGGTTCAACCCAATACTGTAGCATATAGGGCGGGATGGGATGGGTTGGTAGGGGACCGGGTTTTGGATGAACATGTTCAGCTTAACGGTGCACCGAACCCGCTTAACCCGACATCCCTTAACAGGTTGTACACGGGCTGCAGTCCGGTTACCGttggaaattttttttttaaataaattggACCGTTCCTAACGGTCAAATTGAGAAATGACCATTGGGGAACGACaagattttgcaaaaatggccatTTCGCCCCCTCCCCCCAATTAAAAATATAGCCCCCCACCCCTAATAATTGAAAAATtacatttttaaccttttaaaatctataaatagtctcccttcttcttcattttttctcacaattcactctcttactactctaattctctctcaagtctcaattctctcttgatattatagttcttaaattctcaattatttattatttcaagtttcatcaattatttagtttagccattacaaaattattattatcaaatATCACATATTCAGGTGAAGTGTGGTATCAAGTATTCAACTATAAAGTATCAACTATCAAGTTTCGgtctatcaattgaagtttgatttttgatatcaaaaattcaaaattcgtGCGGCATCCAGAATCTCGGTACACTCGTTCCATCTCTCTCTTATTTGGTgtacacttattttattatttagaattattaatttagtttcttaatttaatttcttacttAAATTTCTTACTTTTATATCTTGCTTTAATTTACATAATGGATTTACTTAGAGCGGCCAAAAAAAACGTGCACTAGTAGAGGTGGTAGTAAGAAAACTTCCAAAAGACAAGAGGTGGTGTCGGTTCTTCTAGTAGCTTTACACatatttctgaaagttcacctgaaaatttaaatgtagattttgagcaaatgcaagaaaattttggtgtagatgatgatttagatgatatgttagatgatattcaatcacCCGATAATCTTGAAACACTACCACTTACACCTGGTAATGCTAGTCAAACTCAAAATGTTAGGGGTGAAACAAGTAGTCCTCCACTCCCTATTAAGAAGAATCGACGATTAAGAAGTAAGTGTTGGATGTTTTTGAAAGACTAGAAGATcaaaaaaaattatgtaaaatgtaaaATTTGTAGTGAACATTATAAATATGAGCCCGGTAAAGGAGAAAAAACGGGTCAACTTCGTAGGCATATGGAAGAGAAACACCCTCTTGATTGGAGAGTAGATGAGTCATCTGGGCAACAAAACTTAACCCGAGTACTGGGGGGTTATTTGGGAAATACGATATTAAGAAAGAACGAGAAGAATTAGCTAAAATGATTATTttaggttgtttaccttttagttttgcttcttcaccgtatcttgttacttatattcaaagaatttataaccctatgtttaaaggtattcctagaagtacttgtagagctgatatctttaggctttttggacaatatcagacatatatacgttatttgttcgcaagtcttccttgtaaagtttctcttacttctgatattggtcATGCTAtgaatggaaatgattatttgccTGTTACATGCtattggatagatgataatttttgcatgtaaaaacgtattattgcttttaaatatgatgaagatcaaagtcatactggtgcatttataagtaatactatacatgaagttgctatattttataatcttgcagaaaaagttttgtgtatgtcatttgataatgcttctaacaacaatgttgctattacaatattaaaattgcatctacacccaccacttcctgaaatatttcatgttagatgtgcatgtcatatttataacttgattGTGAAGAGTGGCCTTGAATTATTTAGAGATGAAATTACTTTAGTTAGAAGAGGTATTAGTgtaattcaagaaaataatagaagTGCTAGATTAAATGCATTTAAGGAAAGATGTGTACACTATGGACTAAAACCAAGACTCATTCCCGAAGAAATAGTTACGAGGTGGAATTATACTTATTTGTTCTTGagatgttgttataaatatagaatGCCTATAACTTAAGTTGCTAATTCTCATTGTACCGATCCTAACCGTTTGTTAATATCTAAAACTTGGGAAGTCATTCATGATGTTGtacaatttttacaaaatttttatgtggctacacttgagttttctggagcttattatcctaccatttcaaatgatttagttcatattgctgaaatttctcttttactacataatttgaagcagaaagaaggatatgctactgttgttgaatctatgctagataagtttaaaaagtatttctacccaattccctatAT from Nicotiana sylvestris chromosome 12, ASM39365v2, whole genome shotgun sequence encodes the following:
- the LOC138883405 gene encoding uncharacterized protein, giving the protein MEIKDFNDYMEDTNMNEMRYIGRWFTWTNSHVFSKIDRAIVNSEWMLRFPQKEVIVMDPNLSDHSHLCISLDEVTFKGPKTFRFLNCIAEHSNFLKVVKDAWEIPMGGSWMNRIWMRLKRLKEELKQI